Genomic window (Candidatus Methylomirabilis sp.):
AGCCGATGGATCCCAACTCGCAGGAGTTCAACGACCTGCAAGCCTACGTGGCGTCCCTGACCCCGAACGTGTACGCCAAGATGAAGCAGTTCGAGAAGGAGCGGGCCGCGCTGATGAAGAAGATCAGCGGACCGGCGAACCCATGCGCCCCCAAGGCGGGAAATCCCTGCGCGCCCAAGCAGTGAGCCATGGGCAGCCGGGGGAAGACCGGACCGGCCGGCCGGGGTCGCCCCCCGGCCTGCCCGCCCTGCTGGAGGATCTCGCCCATGTCATGGTGGGGGGCTCTCACCGCGACCGCCGTCTGGCTGTTCCTCCCGGGCCTCGCCGGGGCGGCCTCCCAGGCGGAGCAGCTCGGCAACCTGGCAGTCGGGGAGAGCGTGTACCGGGAGATCTGCTTCTCCTGCCACGGGATCGCCGGGGACGGGAAAGGCCCCAGCTACACAAACACCATGCCCCGCCCCCAGGTCTTCAGCAACCCGGACTACATGCGCCGCATGACCGAACAGTACGTGTTCGAGGTAGTGAAGCACGGGAAGCTGGCGGTCCTGCGGCGCGAGGTCCCGAATTCCCCCCTGGAGGCGACGTCGATGCCCTCTTTCGAGGAGGCGCTGGAGGACGACCAGATTCGCCGCCTGATCACCTTCGAGCGGAGCTTCCGGACCGGCCAGCCCCAGGACCCGGAGATCCGGGAGATCTTCGACGCCGCCTGCGCCACGTGCCACGGCCCGGGGGGGCGGGGGAACGGGCCGACGGCCGTCGGACACGACGGCCCGCCGCCCCCGACCTTCGTCAGTGCCGTCCAGCCTCCGCCGGCCGACTACGCCAACCGCCTCCTCATGGAGCGATTCAGCGATGACTTCCTCTTCGCGCTCATCAAGAAGGGCCGGCTGGGGGCCACGGAGCAGATGGGCTTTAACACCATGAACCCCTACGGGCACATCATGAGCGACGAGGAGATCTGGAGCGTCATCCTCTACATCAGGAAGACCTTCATCGAGGGCACGCGGTAGCATCGCCTCCGCGGACCAACGACCCGCGGGCGCGGCGGGAAGGTCTCAGAGTTAGAGCGCGAAGAGCGCGAGTGGTGAGCTGAGCCAGTGAGGCGTCCGGTTTCCCCGAAAGGAGGACATCGACCATGAACTGTCGCAGGCTGCGGACTCTCTTCGTGCTGGCCGTGGCGCTGGCCCTGCCGGCGGCTGCGGGACAGGCGCAGGTCAACCCCTGCGCGGCCAAAACGATCAACCCGTGTGCGGCAAAGGCGATCAATCCGTGCGCGGCGAAGACCATCAACCCGTGTGCGGCCAAGACGCTGAACCCCTGTGCGGCGAAGACCTTGAACCCGTGCGCCGCGAAGACGCTGAATCCGTGTGCAGCCAAGACACTCAACCCCTGCGCCGCGAAGACGCTGAATCCGTGTGCGGCCAAGACGTTGAATCCCTGTGCGGCGAAGACCCTGAACCCGTGCCTGGCCAAGGACCTCTCAGCGGAGAAGGCCAAAACCCTGAGCGCCGAGGACGCCAAGAAGCCAAAATTCTAAACCGCGCGGCGCAGACTGCCGGCCCAGAGGCGGGTCGCCTGACCCGCCTCTGTTGTGTCCAGAGACGACGCAAACTATGATCGAGTCCATGTCGAGTACAGGGCGGGATCCCTCAGGGCGCACCGCGCGCCGCCTGCGGGCCCGCTCGCCCTGCCTCCTCGCCGCGCTCCTCCTCGGTCTCGCGGCCGGAGGCGGCGGGAGCCAGGCCGCCTCCCCCGAGCCTCCCGGCGCCGAAGCGACCCAGGCCTTCCTGGACCGGCACTGGACGGTCCCCGTCCCCCTTCAGGGACCCCCTCCCCCCCGCTTCTCCCCCCTCGAGGCCTCCCTCGCGCCGGACGCCTGCGGCGCCTGCCACGCCTCCCAATACGCCGACTGGAAGACGAGCCTCCACAGCCAGAGCATGGGGCCGGGTGTTAGGGGGCAGACCCTGGGCATGGTCGAGGAAGACCCCGAGACGGCCCGCCAGTGCTACACCTGCCACGCCCCCCTCTCGGAGCAGCAGGAGCTCATCTCCGGGGTGGACCGCCTTGGCTTCGCCGGCCTCGTGGAGAACCCCCAGTTCGACCGGGCCCTGCAGGGGGAGGGCCTCACCTGCGCCGGCTGCCATGTGCGGGGTCACGAGCGCTTCGGGCCGCGGCGGCGGGACGGATCCATCCCCACCACGATCCCGCGCGAGCAACTCCCCCACAACGGGGCGACCCGAACCCCCGCCTTTCAGAGGGCGGAGTTCTGCAAGGGGTGCCACCAGTTCGGCCCGGACGGCTACGCCCTCAACGGGAAGTTTCTGGAGAATACCTACAACGAGTGGAAGGGGGGACCCTACGCCGCCCGGGGCATCCAGTGCCAGGACTGCCACATGCCGGACCGCCGGCACGTGTGGCGGGGCATCCACGACCCGGAGGTGGTCCGGCAGGGGGTGAGCATCCGCCTCACGATCGGCAAGAGGCGCTACGCTCCGGGGGAAACCCTCACCGCGACCCTGACGGTGACCAACGCGGGGGTCGGGCACCTCTTCCCGACGTACGTGACGCCCAAGGTGATCGTGCGGGCCTCCATAGCGGACGGCAGCGGCAGGACAGTGGAGGGGACCATCCAGGAGGAGGCGATCGGACGCGAGGTCACGCTCGATCTCAGCCGGGAGCTGTACGATACCCGGATCCCTCCCGGCAAGACGCACACCTTCGCGTACCGGCGGAAGGTCCCGCGGGCCGGCCTGCGCCTCCGGGCGAGCGTGGTGGTCTACCCCGACCACTTCTACACCCGCTTCTTCGAGGCGACGCTGGCCGGCGCCCCGGGCGCCGCCGGGGCGCCCCTCCTCCGGGAAGCGCTGGAGAAGACCCGCCGCTCCCCCTTCCCCATCTTCGAAGAGGAGCGCCGCATCTCCTGAGGGGACCATGGGCCGCGCTGGTTTGCTGGTTCTTGCGTTCCTCGTGGCTGCCTGGATCCCTCTCGCCCCTTCGTCCGCCCGGGCCCCTATGGTCCTCATCCCCGCCGGTCCCTTCATCATGGGGAGCGACGCGGCGGAGCGATCCTGGGCCTACGGCGCCAGCAGCCCCGTAGCCCGGCAGGCTCGCTGGTACGACGACGAGCCACGCCGGATCCTCTCCCTCCCCGCCTTCTGGATCGACCGATTCCTCGTGACCCACGCCGAATACCTCGCCTTTGTCCGGGCCACGGGCCACAGGGTGCCCGGGATCGGCAAGGAGGAATACGTGGCCCAGGGATTCCTGGTGCACGACTACGACCGGGAGGTCACGCGGTTCCTCTGGCAGGGCGGGGAGCCGCCGCCGGGGCTGGGGGAGCATCCAGTGGTCCTGGTCAGCGTGGAAGACGCCGAGGCCTACTGTCGGTGGCGGGCGACGCGGGAGGGACGGTTGCTCCGCCTCCCGACCGAAGAGGAGTGGGAGAAGGCCGCGCGGGGAGCGGATGGCCGATGGTTTCCCTGGGGGAAGACCTGGGACCCCCGCCGCCTCAACAACGCCGAGGCCGGTCCCCTCTTCACGACCCCGGTGACGGCCTATCCTCTTGGGCGCAGCCCTTACGGGATGTTCGATGCGGCCGGGAACGTCTTCGAGTGGACGGCCTCGCGCTACCCGGATGGCCGGCGGGTCATGAAGGGGGCAGGATCCTGGGACGACGAAGCCGGGATCTGCCGGCCAGCATCCCGTCACGGGCGCCCGCCCAGTTCCCGGCACATCCTGTTTGGGTTTCGCTGCGCCGGTCCCGCGGTTGAGCCGGGGTCCTAGGGAAAGAAGTAGGCGAGGCCGACAAAGAAAGTATTGGTGTTCACGCCCCGGTTGGGATCGGCGGTCCCGGCGTTCGAGGCGTGCCAAAATCGGTAGGCAGCGGTGAGGGCCCACTCCGGAGTCAGGAAGTAGTGGAAGCCGGCGCCCACCTGTGGGGTGAAATTGAAAGATGACCCCTGGCCTTCCAGCCGCTTCGTGGAGACCATGAGGCCGGCCCCTGCTTCGACGAAGGGCATCAGGCGGGTCCCCGTATAGAAGTTGTATTTGAGCAGCGCCGCGATCCCGCCCGAGAGGACTCGCGGCTTATCCGCGGTGATGATCGCGCTCGGCTCCGTCAGGAACTCCAGGCCGCCCCGCCAGAAGCTCCGCCCCAAAGGCTCGGTCAGGACGACCCCCCACCGAGGCGTCAAGAAGAGGAATTCCCGATCCTCCCTGCTGCTCTCGGGGATGTCGGCCTGGTCCCCGTACCCCACCAGGAAGGTGAATTCCTGGGAGCCCTTTCGGAGCTCCCCCGGGAACGCCGGTCCCCCGCTCGGACGAGCCGGAGCCTGGAGCGGGAGGCTGAGGCCCAACCGGGATTTCCCCGGCTCCTCGACGGCGACTGCCACGCCCGCCCAGAACAGCACGAGGCCGCCGGCCAGGACCGGGATGGCCCCCGCGGCCCGGCGGCCTCGCCGCAGCGGGTCTGTCTCCATGCGCCCTCCCCCGCGCTCGCCGTCTGTCTCCAGGCTGCCCAGCCCCGGTCAGCGGATCTGCGTATCGAGGAACCGCTCGGTCCTTGCCGTGGAGAACGGCGTCCCGGGCTCCAGGACCGGCCCGTAGTCGGACCCGTTGGGGAAGGGAAAGGTGAGGAGCTCATAGACCCCGACCAGCGTCCTGCCGACCCCGAGGCCCATGCCCTTGATCAGGCCGGCGGTCAGGCCGAAGGCCGGCCCGTGGCTCTCGCTTTCCGCGGCAACCGTCTTGGGCACCTCGATGACAAACCCCACCGTGAGATTGCTCACGCCCCGCTCCACCTTCTCCCAGGCTCCCGCGGTGCCATTCGGCCCCGGCGAACCCTCTTCCGCGGCCGATTCCGCCCCCCAGGCCACGGCGACGCTCACGAGGAGCGTCAGGCCCCCGAGCAACACCCTCCGCATGACGGTCCGCATCTCCCCACTCCTTCCTCTCCCCTTCCCCGAAGGAAGGTCACCCCGAAGCGAGGCATCTGGGAGGCACCTCGCCCCGGGGGTCCACTGCGTCCGAGAGCTACCCTGTTTGATGCGCGGGAGGGGCCGTCCGTGGCGCGGGGGATCGACCCCATCCGGGTGGGTCGGCGGGGGCCGGTGCCCCCGCCAGTTCCAGGCCCGAAAAATCAGGGGATGATGGCGACCTTGAGGGCCTCCCGCCGCTCCATCGCGGTGAGAGCCGCCTGCAAATCCTTCAGCGACATCTCGTGACTGATGAGGGGCTCGAGGGTGAGCTGGCGCCCGGCGAGCAGGCGGAGGGCCTCCCGGACGTAGCCCGGAGTATGGTGGAACACCCCGAGGAGTGTCAACTCCTCGTAGTGGAGACGGCGGGTGTCGAGTCGGACCGCGCTGCCCGGGGCGCAGCCGCCGAAGAAGACGACCGTTCCGCCCTTCCGGACGGTCGCCGCCGCCTGCTCCCACGCCTCCGGATGCCCCACCGCCTCGATGACGACGTGGGGCCCCAGGCCACCCGGCGTCCGCTCCCGGACCGCCGCGACCGGATCGGGGGCGGCGGCGAGGTCCACCACCACCTCCGCGCCGCACGCGTAGGCCCGGCTGAGGCGCAGCGCCCCCCGGCCGACCGCGATGCAGCGCGCGCCGCGCAGACGCGACGCCTGGAGCAGCAGGAGGCCGATGGGGCCGGTCCCGAGGACGGCCACGGTCTCCCCCGCCCGGACGTTCGCTCGATCAATCCCGTGCAGAACGCAGGCCAGCGGCTCCAGGAAGGCCGCCTCCCGTGCCGGGAGATCGTCGGGAAGGGCGAGCAGGTTCACCGCCGCGAGGGGGGCGGGGACCCGGACGTATTCCGCGAACGCGCCGTTCAGGAAGAGGAGGTGCTCACAGAGGTTCTCCTGCCCCCGCCGGCAGTCCTCGCAGGCGAGACACGGGACCGAGTTCGCCGCGGCCACCCGCTGCCCGATCGAAAACTGGGACACCCCTTCCCCCACCGCCGCCACCTCTCCGGCGAACTCGTGGCCAAAGACGGTGGGAACCTCCTGGATCATCACCGGATGGCCCCGGCGGAAGGTCTTGACGTCGGTGGAGCAGGTGAGGGCGACCTGGACCCGGACCAGCACCTCCCCGGGCCGGAGCGGGGGGACCGGGACGGTCCCGTACCGGATGTCCCCCGGGCCGTGGAACGTGACCGCCCGCATCCTGGTCGGGAGAGACCCAGCCGCCCGACGGCCGCGAGGGGACATCAGGCGCCCTCCGCATGCGGCCTCAGGACCACCTTCAGGGCCCGGTGCTCCCGGACCGCCGCCACCGCCTCTGCCAGGGCGCTCAGGGGAAGGCGGTGGGTGATGAGCTCGGCCACCCGGACGCGCCCGGATGCGAGGAATCCCAGCGCCTCCCGAAGGTCGGCGGGAGAGGGGGAGTAGCTCCCGAAGAGGGTCAGCTCCCGGTAGTAGATGGGATTGAGGTTGACCGGGTGCTCCGCATCCGGCCCCAGGGGGGCGAAGCAGCAGAGGGCGCCGCCATCCCGGACCCACCCGAACGCTGGGGGGAGGGTCGCCGCCCTGCCGGCTGCCAGGATGGCCAGGTCGGCCCCGCGGCCGTCGCTCAGGGCCCGAACGGCCGCGGCCACGTCTTCCCTGGTCGGGTCGAGGGCCGCCTCCACCCCGAACCGCAGGGCGAGCCCTCGCCGCTCCGGGAGCGGGTCCGCCCCCACGACCCGGACGCCCCGGACGCGGAAGAGCTGGGTGAAGAGGAGCCCGATCGACCCGAGCCCGACCACCACCGCGGCGTCCCCCGGTTGGAGGGCCGCGCGCTTGACCGCTCGGAGGCAGGAGGCGAGCGGCTCGGTGAAGGCTGCCTCGTCGTCGCCCAGAGCATCGGGAACGGGGAACGTGACCTCCGCCACATGGCGGGCCGGAACCCGGATGAAGGCGGCAAAGCCCC
Coding sequences:
- a CDS encoding c-type cytochrome, which encodes MSWWGALTATAVWLFLPGLAGAASQAEQLGNLAVGESVYREICFSCHGIAGDGKGPSYTNTMPRPQVFSNPDYMRRMTEQYVFEVVKHGKLAVLRREVPNSPLEATSMPSFEEALEDDQIRRLITFERSFRTGQPQDPEIREIFDAACATCHGPGGRGNGPTAVGHDGPPPPTFVSAVQPPPADYANRLLMERFSDDFLFALIKKGRLGATEQMGFNTMNPYGHIMSDEEIWSVILYIRKTFIEGTR
- a CDS encoding multiheme c-type cytochrome, encoding MSSTGRDPSGRTARRLRARSPCLLAALLLGLAAGGGGSQAASPEPPGAEATQAFLDRHWTVPVPLQGPPPPRFSPLEASLAPDACGACHASQYADWKTSLHSQSMGPGVRGQTLGMVEEDPETARQCYTCHAPLSEQQELISGVDRLGFAGLVENPQFDRALQGEGLTCAGCHVRGHERFGPRRRDGSIPTTIPREQLPHNGATRTPAFQRAEFCKGCHQFGPDGYALNGKFLENTYNEWKGGPYAARGIQCQDCHMPDRRHVWRGIHDPEVVRQGVSIRLTIGKRRYAPGETLTATLTVTNAGVGHLFPTYVTPKVIVRASIADGSGRTVEGTIQEEAIGREVTLDLSRELYDTRIPPGKTHTFAYRRKVPRAGLRLRASVVVYPDHFYTRFFEATLAGAPGAAGAPLLREALEKTRRSPFPIFEEERRIS
- a CDS encoding SUMF1/EgtB/PvdO family nonheme iron enzyme — translated: MVLIPAGPFIMGSDAAERSWAYGASSPVARQARWYDDEPRRILSLPAFWIDRFLVTHAEYLAFVRATGHRVPGIGKEEYVAQGFLVHDYDREVTRFLWQGGEPPPGLGEHPVVLVSVEDAEAYCRWRATREGRLLRLPTEEEWEKAARGADGRWFPWGKTWDPRRLNNAEAGPLFTTPVTAYPLGRSPYGMFDAAGNVFEWTASRYPDGRRVMKGAGSWDDEAGICRPASRHGRPPSSRHILFGFRCAGPAVEPGS
- a CDS encoding acyloxyacyl hydrolase, whose translation is METDPLRRGRRAAGAIPVLAGGLVLFWAGVAVAVEEPGKSRLGLSLPLQAPARPSGGPAFPGELRKGSQEFTFLVGYGDQADIPESSREDREFLFLTPRWGVVLTEPLGRSFWRGGLEFLTEPSAIITADKPRVLSGGIAALLKYNFYTGTRLMPFVEAGAGLMVSTKRLEGQGSSFNFTPQVGAGFHYFLTPEWALTAAYRFWHASNAGTADPNRGVNTNTFFVGLAYFFP
- a CDS encoding exosortase system-associated protein, TIGR04073 family, producing MRTVMRRVLLGGLTLLVSVAVAWGAESAAEEGSPGPNGTAGAWEKVERGVSNLTVGFVIEVPKTVAAESESHGPAFGLTAGLIKGMGLGVGRTLVGVYELLTFPFPNGSDYGPVLEPGTPFSTARTERFLDTQIR
- a CDS encoding alcohol dehydrogenase catalytic domain-containing protein, translated to MRAVTFHGPGDIRYGTVPVPPLRPGEVLVRVQVALTCSTDVKTFRRGHPVMIQEVPTVFGHEFAGEVAAVGEGVSQFSIGQRVAAANSVPCLACEDCRRGQENLCEHLLFLNGAFAEYVRVPAPLAAVNLLALPDDLPAREAAFLEPLACVLHGIDRANVRAGETVAVLGTGPIGLLLLQASRLRGARCIAVGRGALRLSRAYACGAEVVVDLAAAPDPVAAVRERTPGGLGPHVVIEAVGHPEAWEQAAATVRKGGTVVFFGGCAPGSAVRLDTRRLHYEELTLLGVFHHTPGYVREALRLLAGRQLTLEPLISHEMSLKDLQAALTAMERREALKVAIIP
- a CDS encoding alcohol dehydrogenase catalytic domain-containing protein, whose translation is MEIPRTMPAAVYVGDGRVEARTLPVPAIGPGELLVALRSCGLCGSDIHKIVHGTVPPPAVLGHEVVGTVAAVGEGVRGFALGSRVVVAHHVPCGTCHYCRHGNVSMCRAFRSGNLDPGGFAAFIRVPARHVAEVTFPVPDALGDDEAAFTEPLASCLRAVKRAALQPGDAAVVVGLGSIGLLFTQLFRVRGVRVVGADPLPERRGLALRFGVEAALDPTREDVAAAVRALSDGRGADLAILAAGRAATLPPAFGWVRDGGALCCFAPLGPDAEHPVNLNPIYYRELTLFGSYSPSPADLREALGFLASGRVRVAELITHRLPLSALAEAVAAVREHRALKVVLRPHAEGA